The following coding sequences are from one uncultured Cohaesibacter sp. window:
- the nuoL gene encoding NADH-quinone oxidoreductase subunit L, producing the protein MYSAIVFLPLIGFLIAGLFGRSIGHKASEIITSTLLVIAAILSWIAFLSVGIGEGKTETVNILTWLSSGDLVIDWSIRVDTLTVVMLVVVNTISALVHIYSIGYMHADPHRARFFAYLSLFTFAMLALVTADNLLQMFFGWEGVGLASYLLIGFWYQKPSANAAAMKAFIVNRVGDFGFLLGLCGIYVLFDSVSFGNIFANAAAVKDQTIHFLGSDFNALTTICLLLFMGAMGKSAQFLLHTWLPDAMEGPTPVSALIHAATMVTAGVFMVARLSPLFELSPTALEVVTFIGATTAFFAATVGLVQNDIKRVIAYSTCSQLGYMFVALGIGAYGAAVFHLFTHAFFKALLFLGAGSVIHAVSDEQDMRRMGGLRKHIKLTYLMMLIGTFALTGVGIPGTILGFAGFNSKDAIIESAFAAHNGMANYAFAMTVIAALFTSFYSWRLIFMTFHGRERMSADVKAHIHESPAVMIMPLMVLAMGAVFAGMIFSGYFYGHHYDEFWKGALFTGADNHVMHDAHDVPMEVKLAPFVMMATGFVVAFVFYILSPIIPKRLAERHNMLYKFLLNKWYFDEIYTFIFIRGAKGLGALLWKGGDERIIDRFGPNGVAARVIALTNKINRLQTGYVYHYAFAMMIGVAILITYSMLSGGTH; encoded by the coding sequence ATGTATTCGGCCATTGTCTTTCTGCCGTTGATTGGCTTTCTGATTGCGGGCTTGTTTGGTCGTTCCATCGGGCACAAGGCTTCGGAAATCATTACCAGCACGTTGCTGGTTATCGCCGCCATCTTGTCGTGGATCGCCTTTCTTTCTGTTGGTATCGGTGAGGGGAAAACCGAAACGGTGAATATCCTCACCTGGCTCAGCTCTGGCGATCTTGTCATTGACTGGTCCATTCGCGTTGATACACTGACTGTGGTCATGCTTGTGGTGGTCAATACGATTTCCGCGCTCGTCCATATCTATTCGATCGGCTACATGCATGCCGATCCGCATCGCGCGCGCTTTTTTGCTTATCTTTCGCTGTTCACCTTTGCAATGCTGGCGCTGGTTACCGCTGACAACCTGTTGCAAATGTTCTTTGGCTGGGAAGGGGTGGGGCTTGCTTCCTATTTGCTGATCGGCTTCTGGTATCAGAAGCCATCGGCCAATGCGGCTGCAATGAAGGCCTTCATCGTCAACCGTGTTGGTGACTTCGGTTTCCTATTGGGGCTGTGCGGCATTTATGTACTGTTTGACAGTGTCAGTTTTGGCAATATTTTCGCCAATGCGGCTGCGGTCAAGGACCAAACGATCCATTTCCTTGGATCAGATTTCAATGCATTGACCACTATCTGTCTGTTGCTCTTCATGGGAGCCATGGGCAAGTCGGCGCAGTTTCTGCTGCATACATGGCTGCCAGATGCCATGGAGGGGCCGACGCCTGTGTCTGCTCTGATCCATGCTGCAACGATGGTGACCGCTGGTGTCTTCATGGTGGCGCGGCTTTCGCCATTGTTCGAGTTGTCGCCAACCGCTCTGGAAGTCGTGACCTTTATCGGCGCGACGACTGCCTTTTTTGCTGCGACGGTTGGTCTGGTGCAGAATGACATCAAGCGCGTGATTGCCTATTCGACCTGTTCACAGCTGGGCTATATGTTTGTGGCATTGGGCATTGGTGCTTATGGCGCGGCCGTTTTCCATCTCTTCACCCATGCCTTCTTCAAAGCGCTGCTGTTCCTTGGGGCCGGTTCCGTTATCCATGCGGTGTCCGATGAACAGGACATGCGCCGGATGGGCGGGTTGCGCAAGCATATCAAGCTTACCTATCTGATGATGCTGATTGGCACCTTTGCGCTGACTGGCGTTGGCATTCCGGGCACGATCCTTGGTTTTGCCGGTTTCAATTCCAAAGATGCGATTATCGAATCTGCCTTCGCTGCTCATAACGGCATGGCGAATTATGCCTTCGCGATGACGGTGATTGCAGCGCTGTTCACCAGCTTCTACAGCTGGCGACTGATTTTCATGACCTTCCATGGACGTGAGCGCATGAGTGCCGATGTTAAAGCCCATATCCACGAAAGCCCGGCAGTTATGATCATGCCATTGATGGTGCTGGCCATGGGGGCGGTGTTTGCGGGTATGATTTTCTCCGGTTACTTCTATGGCCATCACTATGATGAGTTCTGGAAGGGTGCTCTGTTCACTGGTGCGGACAATCATGTCATGCATGACGCACACGACGTGCCGATGGAAGTCAAACTTGCGCCATTTGTTATGATGGCGACCGGCTTTGTTGTGGCTTTTGTTTTCTACATCTTGTCGCCGATCATTCCAAAGAGATTGGCCGAGCGGCACAACATGCTCTACAAGTTCCTGCTCAACAAATGGTATTTCGACGAGATATACACCTTTATCTTCATTCGCGGAGCCAAAGGTCTTGGTGCGTTGTTATGGAAGGGGGGCGACGAGAGGATCATTGATCGCTTTGGCCCGAATGGCGTTGCCGCGCGCGTGATTGCTCTGACCAACAAGATCAATCGACTGCAGACCGGTTATGTTTATCACTATGCTTTTGCCATGATGATTGGTGTGGCGATCCTGATTACCTATTCAATGCTTAGCGGGGGAACGCACTGA
- the nuoK gene encoding NADH-quinone oxidoreductase subunit NuoK, translating into MEIGLSHYLTVAAILFVIGMFGIFINRKNVIVILMSVELILLAVNINFVAFSSYLGDLAGQIFGLLILTVAAAEAAIGLAILVVFYRNRGSIAVEDINMMKG; encoded by the coding sequence ATGGAAATCGGGCTTAGCCATTATCTGACCGTTGCAGCGATCCTCTTTGTGATCGGGATGTTCGGTATTTTCATCAACCGAAAGAATGTCATCGTCATTCTGATGTCTGTCGAATTGATCCTTTTGGCAGTTAACATCAACTTTGTCGCCTTTTCTTCATATCTGGGGGATCTGGCCGGGCAAATATTCGGCTTGCTGATCCTCACTGTTGCCGCTGCCGAGGCAGCAATCGGGCTGGCCATTCTGGTCGTATTCTATCGCAATCGCGGCTCCATCGCGGTTGAAGACATCAATATGATGAAAGGCTGA
- a CDS encoding biotin--[acetyl-CoA-carboxylase] ligase: MIKLPEPYRLIHFDTIDSTNQYALDAAKKGDDGGVWIWAGEQTAGRGRRGRHWSSEEGNLAATLLVINPAPVGHVGQLPLLTATAVHRAICDLLPLHMQAPLRIKWPNDLLWGDQKICGILLESCFLVDGRQAVAVGIGVNCRKHPEKTDGLAAADIAQTGYDVSPAKLLERLIWQMADRISIWQKGANFAAIRDDWLSAARGLGQHVVARLPNETVEGTFEMLDENGALIMRLADGQMRTIYAGDVFLPGMTAAMQK, encoded by the coding sequence TTGATTAAATTACCCGAACCATACCGACTGATCCACTTCGATACGATCGATTCTACAAATCAATATGCCTTGGATGCCGCCAAAAAGGGGGATGATGGCGGGGTCTGGATTTGGGCTGGTGAGCAAACCGCCGGGCGAGGGCGTCGTGGTCGGCATTGGAGTTCGGAAGAGGGCAATCTGGCTGCGACCTTGTTGGTGATCAATCCAGCGCCAGTCGGCCATGTTGGACAATTGCCGCTGCTTACCGCAACGGCGGTGCATCGGGCGATTTGTGATTTGCTGCCGCTGCATATGCAGGCACCTTTGCGCATCAAGTGGCCTAACGATTTGCTATGGGGCGACCAGAAGATTTGCGGCATTCTGCTGGAAAGCTGTTTTCTGGTTGATGGTCGACAGGCTGTCGCTGTCGGTATCGGTGTCAATTGCCGCAAGCATCCGGAAAAGACCGATGGTCTTGCCGCAGCTGATATCGCGCAAACAGGCTATGATGTTTCGCCTGCAAAATTGCTCGAACGGCTGATCTGGCAGATGGCTGACAGGATTTCTATTTGGCAGAAGGGTGCCAATTTCGCAGCGATCAGAGACGACTGGCTTTCTGCTGCGCGAGGCCTTGGTCAGCATGTGGTTGCGCGTTTGCCCAACGAAACCGTTGAAGGCACCTTCGAGATGCTGGATGAAAACGGAGCTCTGATTATGCGTCTGGCCGACGGTCAGATGCGGACTATTTATGCGGGCGATGTCTTTTTGCCCGGAATGACTGCTGCAATGCAAAAATGA
- a CDS encoding ribonuclease J — translation MTSSELVFMPLGGVGEIGMNMALYGVGPEGDKRWLIVDFGVAFANEAHPGADLIFADIRLLEQERDRIDGIVITHGHEDHFGALFSLWPRLEIPIYASGFLADLIEAKAESEPDSGDIPVHRVKQGARVQIGAFNVEFVPVSHSIPEACALAIRTEHGLVLHTGDWKLDATPGVGPGTDIARMIELGKEGVLALVCDSTNALSEGSSISEKDVEAELTHLIAKAPHRVAVSTFASNVARVQAIARAARANDRQCVVVGRALWRFIEVAQEQGYLTDVPEFVSDDDYGYLPRDKVVAILTGSQGEKRAALARIAAKEHPTVQLSKGDQVIFSSKPIPGNERSINEVINNLAALDVDIITEKDAAIHVSGHPRRGDLRKLYEWINPQIAVPVHGEEMHLKAHAALARQMGVGEVLHVRNGWMARLAGGTVKSWDEYFGGRLYKDGSLVGTFEEMGIQERRKLSYVGHISVAITVSRKGEILGHPQMALAGIPERDANDQLFVEIVEAGIFGALKGMPAKKRKDVEVLREAVRRSVRSEVNQKWSKKPVVAVMINLV, via the coding sequence ATGACGTCTTCTGAACTGGTCTTCATGCCGCTGGGCGGTGTCGGCGAAATTGGTATGAATATGGCTCTTTATGGTGTCGGGCCAGAGGGGGACAAGCGATGGCTGATCGTGGATTTCGGTGTTGCCTTTGCCAATGAAGCCCATCCAGGAGCAGACCTTATTTTTGCTGATATCCGACTTCTGGAGCAGGAACGAGATCGCATTGACGGTATCGTCATAACTCATGGGCATGAAGATCATTTTGGCGCGCTTTTTTCGCTTTGGCCCCGCTTGGAAATACCGATTTATGCGAGTGGCTTTCTGGCAGATCTGATTGAAGCCAAGGCTGAATCCGAGCCCGACTCTGGTGATATTCCCGTTCATCGAGTGAAACAGGGGGCTCGGGTGCAGATTGGGGCATTCAATGTCGAATTTGTGCCTGTTTCCCACTCCATCCCCGAAGCCTGCGCATTGGCGATCCGCACGGAACATGGTTTGGTACTGCATACAGGTGACTGGAAGCTGGACGCAACTCCCGGAGTGGGGCCGGGAACCGATATTGCCAGAATGATAGAACTGGGCAAGGAGGGCGTGCTGGCTCTTGTTTGCGACTCGACAAATGCACTATCGGAGGGATCATCCATTTCCGAGAAGGATGTGGAAGCGGAACTGACGCATCTCATCGCAAAAGCGCCGCATCGGGTGGCTGTCTCAACCTTTGCATCGAACGTGGCTCGTGTTCAGGCCATTGCCAGAGCTGCGCGGGCCAATGACCGGCAATGCGTTGTGGTCGGCCGGGCTTTGTGGCGGTTTATCGAAGTGGCGCAGGAGCAGGGTTATTTGACCGATGTTCCAGAGTTTGTGTCCGATGATGATTATGGCTACCTTCCTCGGGACAAGGTCGTTGCCATTCTCACCGGCTCTCAGGGGGAGAAGCGTGCTGCGCTCGCGCGGATTGCGGCCAAGGAACACCCGACCGTGCAACTCTCCAAGGGCGATCAGGTCATTTTCTCTTCAAAGCCCATTCCGGGCAATGAACGATCCATCAATGAGGTGATCAACAATCTGGCTGCTCTGGATGTCGACATCATCACAGAGAAAGATGCGGCGATTCATGTGTCCGGACATCCTCGCCGTGGTGACCTACGCAAACTTTATGAGTGGATAAATCCGCAAATTGCCGTGCCAGTGCATGGTGAAGAGATGCATCTCAAGGCGCACGCGGCCTTGGCACGTCAAATGGGTGTCGGTGAAGTTCTACATGTGCGCAATGGCTGGATGGCTCGTCTGGCCGGAGGCACGGTCAAAAGTTGGGACGAATATTTTGGCGGCCGTCTTTACAAGGACGGATCGCTGGTTGGCACTTTTGAGGAGATGGGGATACAGGAGCGGCGCAAGCTTTCCTACGTGGGGCATATTTCTGTGGCTATTACCGTTAGCCGCAAGGGGGAAATTCTGGGGCATCCGCAAATGGCCCTGGCCGGTATACCTGAGAGGGATGCAAACGATCAGTTGTTTGTTGAAATCGTGGAGGCCGGAATCTTTGGCGCCCTGAAAGGGATGCCAGCCAAGAAACGCAAGGATGTTGAAGTGTTGCGCGAGGCTGTCAGGCGGTCTGTCCGGTCTGAAGTGAACCAAAAGTGGTCCAAAAAGCCAGTTGTCGCGGTCATGATCAACCTTGTATGA
- a CDS encoding DUF1467 family protein — protein MSLVSGLAVYFIIWWLSLFIVLPFGVRTQAEEDDQLLGTTPSAPAKAMMIRKAVATTILATVLFGLFYWAVVIKGYGIDLLSFLPMPDSLK, from the coding sequence ATGAGTTTAGTCAGCGGCCTTGCTGTTTATTTCATCATATGGTGGCTCTCATTGTTCATCGTTCTTCCATTTGGCGTTCGCACGCAGGCGGAAGAGGATGATCAGTTGCTGGGAACCACGCCAAGCGCTCCGGCAAAGGCGATGATGATACGCAAGGCCGTTGCTACGACCATTTTGGCCACAGTGCTGTTTGGTCTTTTCTACTGGGCTGTTGTGATCAAGGGTTATGGCATTGATCTGCTGTCTTTCCTGCCCATGCCGGATAGTCTGAAATAG
- the nuoN gene encoding NADH-quinone oxidoreductase subunit NuoN — protein MTTELATLPNLMPALPEILLAVGAMVLLMLGAFGGSKTSQAVSGLAVALLIIAGAIVMLASSGTVTTFNDAFIQDPFARLMKVLVLIGSGFSLAMSVGYAQVEKFDKFEYPVLVLLATVGMMLMLSANDIIAVYLGLELQSLTLYVLSSFKRDSAKATEAGLKYFVLGALSSGLLLYGMSLVYGFTGQTSFEGIAETLHVEGVGIGAIFGLVFILAGLTFKISAVPFHMWTPDVYEGAPTPVTAFLAAAPKLAAMGLIVRVVMTAFDPMDLQWQQVITFVSILSMVLGAFAAIGQRNIKRLMAYSSISHMGYALVGLAAGSSAGVVGVIIYLITYLAMTLGTFAAIMSMRRRDGVVERIDDLAGLSRSDLPMAVLLGTLMFSLAGVPWMGGFIGKWFVFSAAIEAGLYPLAIIGILASVVGAFYYLRIVKIMFFDDPAPVFERPSNELRFVLVISGVFMATMVFYVSPIRSIAELAANSFF, from the coding sequence ATGACCACTGAGTTGGCTACGCTTCCCAATCTGATGCCCGCACTGCCAGAAATCCTTCTGGCTGTCGGGGCCATGGTGTTGTTGATGCTTGGAGCTTTTGGCGGTTCTAAAACTTCTCAGGCCGTTAGCGGACTTGCCGTGGCATTGCTCATTATCGCGGGCGCTATTGTGATGTTGGCATCGAGTGGAACAGTGACGACGTTCAATGATGCCTTCATTCAGGATCCTTTTGCTCGCTTGATGAAGGTTCTGGTTTTGATTGGTTCGGGCTTTTCTTTGGCGATGTCGGTCGGCTACGCGCAGGTGGAGAAGTTTGACAAGTTCGAATATCCGGTTCTGGTCTTGCTGGCTACCGTGGGTATGATGTTGATGCTCTCGGCAAATGACATCATTGCGGTTTATCTTGGGCTGGAATTGCAATCGCTGACTCTGTATGTGCTTTCATCTTTCAAACGAGATAGTGCGAAAGCCACTGAAGCGGGGCTAAAGTATTTCGTGCTTGGTGCGCTGTCTTCGGGGTTGTTGCTCTATGGCATGAGCCTTGTTTATGGCTTTACCGGCCAGACGTCCTTTGAGGGCATCGCAGAAACGTTGCATGTAGAAGGCGTTGGTATTGGTGCTATCTTCGGTCTGGTCTTCATTCTGGCCGGGTTGACCTTCAAGATTTCCGCCGTTCCATTTCATATGTGGACGCCTGATGTTTATGAAGGCGCTCCGACACCTGTAACCGCCTTCCTCGCCGCTGCGCCTAAACTGGCTGCTATGGGGCTTATTGTTCGTGTTGTGATGACGGCCTTTGATCCGATGGATCTGCAGTGGCAGCAAGTGATTACCTTTGTTTCCATTCTTTCCATGGTGCTCGGGGCATTTGCTGCCATCGGGCAGCGCAACATCAAGCGATTGATGGCCTATTCATCAATCAGCCATATGGGATACGCGCTTGTTGGCCTTGCTGCGGGCAGCTCGGCGGGGGTTGTCGGCGTGATCATCTATCTGATCACTTATCTTGCCATGACACTCGGCACTTTTGCCGCCATCATGTCAATGCGCAGGCGCGATGGTGTGGTCGAGCGGATTGACGATCTGGCCGGGCTTTCGAGAAGCGATTTGCCCATGGCGGTTCTGTTGGGTACTTTGATGTTCTCGCTGGCTGGTGTGCCATGGATGGGCGGCTTTATCGGCAAGTGGTTTGTCTTTTCTGCCGCCATTGAGGCCGGTCTTTATCCGCTGGCGATCATCGGTATTCTAGCCTCTGTGGTTGGTGCCTTCTATTATTTGCGGATCGTCAAGATCATGTTCTTTGATGATCCGGCTCCGGTGTTCGAGCGGCCATCGAACGAATTGCGCTTCGTGTTGGTCATTAGTGGCGTCTTCATGGCAACGATGGTGTTCTATGTCAGTCCAATCCGCTCGATTGCTGAATTGGCCGCGAACAGTTTCTTCTGA
- the mce gene encoding methylmalonyl-CoA epimerase: MIGRLNHVAIAVPNLEKAVATYGGVLGAECSEPQEIPEHGVKVVFVILPNTKIELLEPLGENSPLAKFVEKNTVGGIHHVCYEVEDIIAARDKLKAEGARVLGDGEPKIGAHGKPVIFLHPKDFCGTLTELEQV, translated from the coding sequence ATGATTGGTCGATTGAACCATGTGGCTATTGCCGTACCAAATCTTGAAAAAGCTGTTGCCACTTATGGCGGCGTACTGGGTGCAGAATGCTCTGAGCCACAGGAAATTCCTGAACATGGCGTGAAAGTAGTCTTTGTTATACTGCCAAACACCAAAATCGAGCTGCTTGAACCTCTCGGGGAAAATAGCCCGCTTGCCAAGTTCGTTGAAAAGAACACCGTTGGCGGCATCCACCATGTTTGCTACGAAGTTGAAGACATCATCGCTGCTCGCGACAAGCTGAAAGCTGAAGGCGCTCGCGTTCTGGGTGATGGCGAACCAAAGATTGGTGCTCACGGCAAACCTGTTATCTTCCTGCATCCGAAAGATTTCTGCGGAACTCTGACAGAGCTGGAACAGGTATAA
- a CDS encoding NADH-quinone oxidoreductase subunit M, producing MSDWPLLSTVVFLPLVGALMILLVKGDSAIARRNITNVALWTTVVTFLISLLVLSQFDASNPGFQMQETADWLGASISYRMGVDGISILFVILTTALMPAAIYASRNSIQKRVKEYMIAFLVLETMMIGVFCALDLLLFYLFFEAGLIPMFLIIGIWGGQNRVYASFKFFLYTLAGSVLMLLAVMAMYWDAGTTDIVALLAHPFSREMQIWLWLAFFASFAVKMPMWPVHTWLPDAHVQAPTAGSVILAGVLLKMGGYGFLRFSLPMFPIASDMFAPLVYTLSVIAIIYTSLVALAQQDIKKLIAYSSVAHMGYVTMGVFSMTQQGVQGGIFQMISHGIVSGALFLCVGVVYDRMHTREISAYGGLVNRMPVFAALFMIFTMANIGLPGTSGFVGEFLTIIGVFQVNTWVALFAATGVILSASYALWLYRRIIFGKLEKESLKGILDMDIREKTILIPLAVLTILFGFYPAPIQNVTAVAVENLINNYQAALSAADKLALLAQ from the coding sequence ATGAGTGATTGGCCATTACTTTCTACGGTCGTATTCCTGCCGTTGGTCGGTGCGTTGATGATCCTGCTGGTCAAGGGAGACAGCGCGATCGCCCGGCGCAACATAACCAATGTGGCGCTTTGGACGACGGTTGTTACCTTCCTGATTTCCCTGCTTGTTTTGAGCCAGTTTGATGCTTCAAATCCTGGTTTCCAGATGCAGGAAACCGCTGATTGGCTCGGCGCTTCGATTTCGTATCGCATGGGGGTCGACGGGATATCGATCCTGTTTGTCATCCTTACAACGGCCTTGATGCCTGCTGCGATCTATGCAAGCCGCAATTCGATCCAGAAGCGGGTTAAGGAATATATGATCGCTTTCCTTGTTTTGGAAACGATGATGATTGGCGTTTTCTGCGCGCTCGACCTTCTGCTGTTCTATCTGTTCTTTGAGGCAGGTCTCATTCCGATGTTCCTGATTATCGGCATCTGGGGTGGGCAGAACAGGGTTTATGCCAGCTTCAAGTTTTTCCTCTATACCCTCGCCGGTTCAGTGCTCATGTTGCTGGCGGTCATGGCTATGTATTGGGACGCTGGCACGACGGATATCGTTGCGCTGCTGGCTCATCCATTCTCGCGGGAAATGCAGATATGGCTCTGGCTCGCATTCTTTGCGTCCTTTGCGGTCAAAATGCCCATGTGGCCGGTTCACACTTGGTTGCCCGATGCGCACGTTCAGGCGCCGACTGCCGGGTCGGTTATTCTGGCTGGTGTCTTGTTGAAAATGGGCGGATATGGCTTCTTGCGGTTCTCCCTGCCGATGTTCCCGATCGCATCGGACATGTTTGCTCCGCTCGTCTATACGCTTTCGGTCATTGCCATCATCTACACCTCTCTTGTGGCGCTCGCTCAGCAGGACATCAAAAAGCTGATCGCCTATTCATCGGTTGCCCATATGGGCTATGTGACCATGGGCGTTTTTTCCATGACACAGCAGGGCGTGCAGGGGGGTATCTTCCAGATGATTTCCCACGGCATCGTCTCCGGCGCGCTGTTCCTGTGTGTCGGTGTGGTCTATGACCGCATGCACACACGTGAGATTTCGGCCTATGGAGGGTTGGTCAACCGGATGCCGGTATTTGCTGCGCTGTTCATGATCTTCACCATGGCCAATATCGGACTTCCCGGTACGTCTGGCTTCGTGGGTGAATTCCTGACGATTATCGGCGTGTTTCAGGTCAACACATGGGTTGCCCTGTTTGCGGCGACAGGGGTTATTCTGTCGGCATCCTATGCGCTTTGGCTTTATCGCCGGATAATTTTTGGCAAGCTTGAGAAGGAGAGCCTCAAGGGTATTCTCGATATGGATATCCGCGAGAAGACAATCCTCATTCCTCTTGCCGTTTTGACCATTCTGTTTGGTTTCTACCCTGCACCCATTCAGAATGTGACGGCGGTTGCTGTCGAGAACCTGATCAACAATTACCAGGCAGCCCTGAGTGCTGCGGATAAACTTGCGCTGCTGGCTCAATAG